The following coding sequences are from one Dreissena polymorpha isolate Duluth1 chromosome 8, UMN_Dpol_1.0, whole genome shotgun sequence window:
- the LOC127840737 gene encoding octopamine receptor 1-like yields the protein MLSIIDLAVVFGNSLVIVSVITTRKLRTVTNIFIVSLACADLLLGFAVLPFSISLEVDEWLWGQIWCSMWLAIDVWLCTASILNLCAISFDRYIAVTHPIRYPTIMSPVRGRWLVACVWILSFIICLPPLLGWNDTGMPNKSSAFNAFQTDFPSTNHSGSSFPNITDFPSGTWQDLVYNHTADEYGFFSNNSASGRCESMAITCELTTTVGYRVYAANGSFFIPMLIMVFFYFRIYLTAVKTATAIRKGVLTTKTSNDMTKHNGNLEEEMQLRVHMGGGSSLRRKGSDKANGNHQPSNGSQSQPPKIRSQPSVRQSNGLAGSNGRSYLLNKEDSCHRNCKSAGYTNLFLPVARKICKANLNSKRLKQHECTEMEVLSGKKDTIAASSKRLKQHESTETEVLNGKKDAIASSNDFSCPNDTNVNGHTRLARSPRRCKLLIRESKAISVKGHARKFRREAKAAKTLAIIVGAFIICWCPFFTIYLVEAFCYDCVSELMFSVFFWLGYCNSALNPCIYALFSRDFRSAFKRLLMCQGRKKFTQAARADFVTGHRSRQNPIQQDKESESDY from the coding sequence ATGCTGAGTATCATAGATCTGGCCGTTGTGTTCGGAAACAGCCTCGTAATAGTTTCAGTCATAACGACCAGGAAACTCCGTACAGTGACGAACATATTTATCGTCTCGCTGGCCTGCGCGGATCTACTTCTTGGCTTTGCCGTTCTTCCTTTCTCAATATCGCTCGAGGTGGACGAATGGTTATGGGGACAGATCTGGTGTAGTATGTGGCTCGCCATTGACGTGTGGCTGTGTACAGCCTCAATTTTAAACTTATGTGCCATTAGTTTCGATCGCTACATAGCAGTCACACATCCGATTCGGTATCCGACAATCATGTCTCCTGTGCGAGGTCGTTGGCTCGTCGCGTGTGTATGGATATTGTCTTTTATCATCTGCCTGCCGCCTTTGCTAGGATGGAATGATACGGGGATGCCAAACAAGTCGTCTGCCTTTAATGCGTTCCAAACAGATTTTCCATCAACGAATCACTCAGGCTCATCCTTTCCTAATATCACGGATTTTCCCTCGGGAACGTGGCAAGATTTAGTATATAATCATACTGCTGATGAATACGGGTTCTTCTCAAACAATAGCGCATCCGGACGATGTGAAAGTATGGCAATTACATGCGAATTAACCACAACTGTTGGATACAGAGTCTATGCTGCAAACGGATCGTTTTTTATCCCTATGCTGATTATGGTGTTTTTCTATTTCCGGATTTATTTAACGGCAGTTAAAACTGCAACTGCAATACGAAAAGGTGTCCTGACTACAAAAACAAGCAATGATATGACTAAGCATAACGGTAATCTAGAAGAGGAAATGCAATTGCGCGTTCATATGGGTGGCGGCTCATCACTGAGACGAAAGGGTTCCGATAAAGCCAACGGCAATCATCAGCCTAGCAACGGATCCCAATCCCAACCACCTAAGATAAGGTCGCAACCATCGGTAAGACAATCAAATGGCTTGGCTGGATCTAACGGTCGTTCCTATTTGCTTAATAAAGAAGATAGTTGCCATAGGAATTGCAAATCTGCAGGTTACACTAATCTTTTTCTACCTGTGGCAAGGAAAATATGTAAAGCGAATTTGAATAGTAAACGTTTAAAACAGCACGAATGTACCGAAATGGAGGTATTGAGTGGTAAGAAAGACACGATAGCCGCCTCAAGTAAACGTTTAAAACAGCACGAAAGTACGGAAACGGAGGTGTTGAACGGTAAGAAAGACGCGATAGCCTCTTCGAATGACTTCAGTTGCCCAAATGACACCAATGTGAATGGCCACACACGTCTCGCCCGTTCACCAAGACGATGCAAACTCCTTATCCGTGAGAGCAAAGCGATAAGTGTTAAAGGCCATGCAAGGAAGTTTCGACGTGAGGCGAAGGCCGCTAAAACATTGGCAATCATTGTAGGAGCCTTTATCATATGTTGGTGCCCATTTTTTACCATTTACCTCGTCGAAGCTTTCTGCTATGACTGTGTTAGTGAACTCatgttttctgtatttttttgGTTAGGTTACTGCAACTCGGCTCTGAATCCCTGCATATATGCCTTGTTTTCGAGAGACTTTCGTTCTGCTTTTAAACGTCTTTTAATGTGCCAAGGAAGAAAGAAGTTTACACAAGCTGCGCGCGCAGATTTCGTGACGGGCCATCGTAGCCGACAAAATCCTATACAACAAGACAAGGAAAGTGAATCAgattattaa